A part of Candidatus Cloacimonas sp. genomic DNA contains:
- a CDS encoding ABC transporter ATP-binding protein, with protein sequence MNKHLKWILEQYKSQKWFVLIMVVLTLLSSVVSIAFPYVFKEMLDLLKDILQFPAKYPEPMQAVYRIIKILFAIGLAELVTGIYPGIRGWVNMRFEHSLRVFYFKHILTKDFTFFQKFRTGDIVTRLTDDLSDFPRVSWFLCSGIFRAFNSFSMILFALVVMFSINVKLTLLSIAPLPFMMLIFYFTSDKVYTNYNRNQQAISAINNQLEMSFSGIRIVKSFVSEEKYNRFFDIALNKRFKTEMSMVKLNAILSLLWQYIDYIAQIGVILFGGYLAVKGEITVGTFFLFYTYLSMMIYPLIDLPQLFVSGKQAFVNIDRLEEMKSYPTLNDELNGQHKVKEFSTLSFENVSFQYPDKPSPVLKNVSFELNKGERMLILGATGSGKTTIANLLLGLLKYDSGTIKINGKPINEIDVKSLRNIVAYVPQEPLLFGGSVKDNILFAVEKASEREYQIAVKTSQLEDEIASFPEKDATFVGNRGLSVSGGQKQRLTIARALVKKPQLLILDDITASLDAENEEKLWQALDENYPGIAAIVISHRLSTLRYVDTVLFIDSNGYAYKGTHDFLVFNNKEYHDFLREHLKEEKEK encoded by the coding sequence ATGAATAAACACCTGAAGTGGATTTTGGAACAGTATAAATCTCAAAAATGGTTTGTGCTGATTATGGTAGTGCTCACTCTGCTGTCATCCGTTGTGTCTATTGCTTTTCCTTATGTTTTTAAAGAAATGTTGGACTTGCTGAAAGACATATTACAATTTCCGGCAAAATATCCTGAACCGATGCAAGCGGTTTATAGAATTATAAAGATTCTGTTTGCTATTGGTTTGGCTGAACTTGTTACAGGCATTTATCCCGGGATTAGGGGTTGGGTGAATATGCGTTTTGAGCACTCTTTGCGAGTGTTCTATTTCAAGCATATTTTAACTAAGGATTTTACTTTTTTCCAGAAATTCAGAACCGGTGATATTGTTACCCGTTTAACTGATGACCTTTCCGATTTTCCCAGGGTTAGCTGGTTTTTGTGTTCCGGCATTTTTCGGGCTTTCAATTCGTTCAGTATGATTTTGTTTGCGTTAGTTGTAATGTTCAGCATCAATGTGAAACTAACTTTGCTTTCCATTGCTCCGCTGCCATTTATGATGCTGATTTTCTATTTCACCTCCGATAAAGTATATACTAATTATAATCGTAATCAGCAGGCAATTTCTGCTATCAATAATCAATTGGAAATGAGTTTTTCGGGTATCCGGATTGTTAAAAGCTTTGTAAGCGAAGAAAAATATAACCGTTTCTTTGATATAGCTTTAAATAAAAGGTTTAAAACGGAAATGAGTATGGTGAAATTGAATGCCATTCTTTCTTTACTCTGGCAATACATTGATTACATTGCCCAAATTGGAGTTATCCTCTTTGGCGGTTATCTTGCTGTGAAAGGAGAAATAACGGTTGGCACCTTTTTTCTGTTTTACACCTATCTATCAATGATGATTTATCCGCTGATTGATTTGCCCCAACTCTTTGTTTCCGGTAAACAGGCATTTGTAAATATAGACCGTTTGGAAGAAATGAAATCCTATCCTACTTTAAATGATGAACTTAACGGTCAGCATAAAGTGAAGGAATTCTCCACTTTATCCTTTGAAAATGTATCCTTCCAGTATCCTGACAAACCCTCTCCGGTGCTGAAAAATGTAAGTTTTGAATTGAACAAAGGAGAAAGGATGCTAATCTTAGGTGCCACCGGAAGCGGGAAGACCACTATTGCCAATCTGTTATTGGGCTTGCTGAAATATGACAGCGGAACCATTAAAATTAACGGCAAACCCATCAATGAAATTGATGTTAAATCCCTGCGTAATATAGTTGCTTATGTTCCTCAGGAACCTCTTCTTTTTGGCGGTTCCGTGAAGGATAACATTCTTTTTGCCGTGGAAAAAGCATCGGAAAGGGAATATCAAATTGCAGTTAAAACCTCGCAACTGGAAGATGAAATTGCCTCTTTTCCGGAAAAAGACGCTACCTTTGTTGGCAATAGAGGACTTAGCGTTTCCGGAGGGCAAAAACAGCGGTTAACTATTGCCCGGGCTTTAGTTAAAAAACCGCAATTGCTCATTTTGGATGATATAACTGCCTCTCTGGATGCTGAAAACGAAGAAAAACTCTGGCAGGCACTGGATGAAAACTACCCGGGAATTGCAGCAATAGTAATTTCTCACCGTCTATCTACCTTGCGTTATGTAGATACGGTGCTTTTTATTGATTCTAACGGGTATGCTTATAAAGGCACACACGATTTCCTGGTATTCAATAATAAAGAATATCACGATTTTTTACGCGAACACCTGAAAGAAGAAAAAGAAAAATAG
- a CDS encoding V-type ATP synthase subunit B, producing the protein METQAFQKIYTKLNQITKATCTVQATEVGNEELATVAGRLAQVVKIIGDNVTLQIFAGTEGIGTDAEVVFFGKAPTLKVSDELGGRFFNAYGEPIDGGPEIEGEEVEIGGPSVNPVRRKQPSELIATGIAGIDLNNTLVTGQKIPFFADPDQPYNEVMAMVALRAQSDKIILGGMGLSNDDYLLYKNTFENAGVIDRIVSFVNTTENPTVERLLVPNMALTAAEYFALEKHEKVLVLLTDMTLYCDALSIVSNRMDQIPSKDSMPGSLYSDLAKLYEKAVQFPDGGSITIIAVTTLSGGDITHAIPDNTGYITEGQLFLKRDTDIGKVIVDPFRSLSRLKQLVIGKKTRADHPQVMNTAVRLYADAANAKTKLENGFDLSDYDLRVLDFAKEYSDKILAVDVNISTDEMLDRTWELFQKYFNRAEIGIKDEFMNLYWKKG; encoded by the coding sequence ATGGAAACCCAAGCTTTTCAAAAGATATATACTAAACTCAATCAAATAACTAAAGCTACTTGCACCGTTCAGGCAACCGAAGTAGGAAATGAAGAATTGGCTACAGTTGCAGGACGATTGGCTCAGGTAGTTAAAATAATCGGTGATAATGTTACTTTACAGATTTTTGCCGGAACTGAAGGAATTGGAACTGATGCCGAGGTTGTCTTTTTTGGAAAAGCGCCTACTTTGAAAGTTAGCGATGAATTAGGCGGAAGATTTTTTAATGCTTATGGTGAGCCCATTGACGGGGGTCCTGAAATTGAAGGTGAAGAAGTAGAAATTGGCGGTCCTTCCGTAAATCCCGTTCGCCGTAAACAACCCTCAGAATTGATTGCCACAGGAATTGCCGGTATTGATTTGAATAATACTTTGGTTACCGGACAGAAAATACCTTTCTTCGCCGATCCTGATCAACCCTACAATGAAGTGATGGCTATGGTTGCCTTACGAGCTCAAAGTGATAAAATAATTTTAGGGGGAATGGGTCTTTCCAACGATGATTATCTGCTTTATAAAAACACCTTTGAAAATGCCGGTGTGATTGATAGGATAGTTTCTTTCGTGAATACTACGGAAAACCCGACTGTGGAACGTTTGCTGGTTCCTAATATGGCACTTACAGCGGCAGAATATTTTGCTTTGGAAAAACACGAAAAGGTCTTGGTGCTATTAACTGATATGACCCTATACTGTGATGCCTTAAGTATTGTTTCCAACCGTATGGACCAAATTCCTTCCAAGGATAGTATGCCCGGTTCACTTTATAGCGATTTGGCAAAGCTTTATGAAAAGGCAGTGCAATTTCCCGATGGGGGCTCTATAACAATTATTGCGGTTACAACTCTTTCGGGAGGAGATATTACTCATGCCATTCCAGATAATACCGGTTACATAACTGAAGGGCAGCTTTTCCTGAAAAGAGATACAGATATTGGCAAAGTTATTGTTGATCCCTTCCGTTCGCTTTCGCGTTTGAAACAACTGGTTATAGGTAAAAAGACCAGAGCAGACCATCCGCAAGTGATGAATACCGCAGTTCGGCTTTATGCTGATGCTGCTAATGCTAAAACCAAGCTGGAAAACGGATTTGACTTATCCGATTACGATCTTCGCGTGCTTGATTTTGCCAAAGAATATTCCGATAAAATCCTGGCTGTTGATGTTAATATCAGCACCGATGAAATGCTGGATAGAACCTGGGAACTTTTCCAGAAGTATTTCAACCGTGCTGAAATAGGTATCAAGGATGAATTTATGAATCTGTATTGGAAGAAAGGATGA
- a CDS encoding ABC transporter ATP-binding protein: MAEKKQTFTYYLKLLFPFVKKDLGLLFFGLFAMLITSGLRLLNPLILAQIIDHSIPDKNMAQMFRYGFYFIAVVLLSGLLSYLQILLLSRLGIKIITKFKGDVFSHLLKLPVSWFNKQPVGELIARVESDSERVKVLFSDLSITIIGNVLFFIGGFIILFILQWKITIYILPAIILCGIGYWFLFKYLNKFFRQIRERYAVITAKITDYVQGIQMIQALNQEKRALKDVEKASKEKKKIEVHTQMIEYSSQSIFSFMINVVFIIIVILVSAPKIIAGTLTVGILIVFIQYIYQLVWPLMQISENVMQIQRSFASLKRILELTELPSEDDIFTGTQIPVFEQEIKFENVWFAYKENEWVLKDVSFTIPKGKKIALVGASGSGKTTTVSLLCGFYPVEKGRILIDGVPLSEMNFREWRKKIGLILQDVYLFPGSILENVRVYNDQIDEEKVQKAISIVQLDEFIRKLPEGINAELAERGQNISQGEKQLVSFARALAFESEIIIMDEATASIDPQTEAKIQRSMENLLAGKTALIVAHRLTSVLDADEILYFSDGRITARGKHNELLQKSPEYQKLVELQMLKVQDE, encoded by the coding sequence GTGGCTGAGAAAAAGCAGACATTCACATATTATCTGAAGCTCCTCTTTCCTTTCGTGAAAAAGGATTTGGGACTGCTATTCTTTGGACTTTTTGCAATGCTGATTACTTCCGGTTTACGGTTGCTCAATCCTCTTATTTTAGCACAAATTATTGATCACAGCATACCGGATAAGAATATGGCACAGATGTTTCGCTATGGCTTTTATTTTATTGCCGTAGTGTTGCTTTCGGGGTTGCTTTCCTATTTGCAGATTTTGTTACTTTCCCGTTTAGGTATAAAAATCATCACTAAGTTCAAGGGTGATGTGTTCAGTCATTTATTGAAGTTACCTGTTTCCTGGTTTAATAAACAGCCGGTAGGTGAACTTATTGCCCGCGTGGAAAGTGATAGTGAAAGGGTTAAAGTTCTCTTTTCCGATCTGTCTATCACAATTATCGGCAATGTATTGTTTTTCATTGGTGGTTTCATAATTCTTTTCATTCTGCAGTGGAAAATAACGATTTATATTTTGCCGGCGATAATTCTTTGTGGAATCGGCTACTGGTTTTTGTTTAAATATTTGAATAAGTTCTTTCGTCAAATTCGGGAACGCTATGCTGTAATTACTGCTAAAATAACTGATTATGTGCAAGGCATTCAAATGATTCAGGCATTAAATCAGGAGAAAAGAGCTCTGAAAGATGTGGAAAAAGCATCAAAAGAGAAGAAAAAAATAGAAGTTCATACTCAGATGATTGAATACAGTTCACAAAGTATCTTCAGTTTTATGATCAATGTGGTCTTTATCATCATTGTGATTCTTGTTTCTGCTCCCAAAATTATTGCCGGAACCTTAACGGTTGGAATTCTGATTGTTTTTATTCAATATATTTATCAGCTGGTATGGCCCCTAATGCAAATTTCCGAAAATGTGATGCAAATTCAGCGTTCATTTGCTTCTCTGAAAAGGATTTTGGAATTAACCGAACTGCCTTCTGAAGATGATATCTTTACCGGAACGCAGATACCTGTTTTTGAACAAGAAATTAAGTTTGAGAATGTTTGGTTTGCCTATAAGGAAAATGAATGGGTTCTGAAGGATGTTTCATTCACCATACCCAAGGGAAAGAAAATAGCATTAGTTGGTGCTTCCGGCAGTGGTAAAACCACCACTGTAAGTTTGTTATGCGGTTTTTATCCTGTGGAAAAAGGGAGAATATTAATTGATGGCGTCCCTTTAAGCGAAATGAACTTTCGGGAATGGAGAAAAAAGATTGGGCTCATTTTGCAGGATGTATATCTCTTTCCCGGCAGTATTTTGGAAAATGTGCGGGTTTATAATGACCAGATTGATGAAGAAAAGGTTCAAAAAGCAATTTCTATTGTCCAATTGGATGAATTTATCCGAAAATTGCCCGAAGGGATTAATGCGGAACTTGCGGAACGGGGACAAAATATTTCTCAAGGTGAAAAGCAGCTGGTTAGCTTTGCCCGTGCTCTTGCTTTTGAATCCGAAATAATTATTATGGATGAGGCAACGGCTTCTATAGACCCTCAAACCGAGGCAAAAATCCAACGTTCAATGGAAAATTTATTAGCCGGCAAAACTGCTCTGATTGTAGCTCACCGTCTTACTTCTGTGCTGGATGCCGATGAAATTCTCTATTTCAGCGATGGCAGAATAACTGCCCGAGGTAAGCATAACGAGCTGTTACAGAAATCACCCGAATATCAAAAGCTGGTGGAATTGCAAATGTTGAAGGTGCAGGATGAATAA
- a CDS encoding V-type ATP synthase subunit A, with amino-acid sequence MTTGIVKGIISNLVQVEVSGPVSQNEICYINLGGEKLMAEVIKVVGNIANTQVFESTRGLKPGDTVEFTNRMLEVKLGPGMLSKNLDGLQGDLNKRKGVFLTRGEYTDPLDEDSLWKFTPIAKVGDIVSAGDWLGSVPESWVNHKIMVPFVMEDEYTVKSIVPVGDYKITETIAVLTDKEGKDIEVNMIQKWPVKIPIIAYVEKPRPFKLLETGVRTMDTLNPMVEGGTGFIPGPFGAGKTVLQHSISKNAEADMIIMAACGERANEVVELFVEFPELDDPRTGRKLMERTIIVCNTSNMPVAAREASVYTAMTIAEYYRNMGLKVLLLADSTSRWAQALREMSNRMEELPGPDAFPMDLPAIISSFYARAGFVYLKSGATGSITFIGTVSPAGGNLKEPVTESTKKSARCFYALSQARADSKRYPAVDPIDSYSKYLEYPEVIEYLNANVNPHWVKDVNHTKDILLRGKEAQEQINILGDDGVPLSYHDKYWKSELVDRIILQQDGFDKVDQSTPMKRQQYMLELILGICNADFVFESYEEVMPYYTQLINICKQMNYMEFQTPEFNKYEADLNKIVEERRAK; translated from the coding sequence ATGACAACAGGTATAGTTAAAGGTATAATTTCCAACCTTGTTCAGGTTGAGGTTTCCGGTCCTGTTTCCCAAAATGAAATCTGCTACATCAATTTAGGGGGAGAGAAATTGATGGCAGAGGTTATCAAAGTTGTAGGAAACATAGCCAATACCCAGGTTTTTGAAAGCACGCGGGGTTTGAAACCCGGCGATACGGTAGAATTTACTAATCGGATGCTGGAAGTGAAACTTGGTCCTGGAATGCTTTCCAAAAACCTTGATGGACTTCAAGGTGATTTAAATAAAAGGAAAGGTGTTTTTCTTACCCGGGGTGAATATACCGATCCCCTGGATGAGGATTCCCTTTGGAAATTTACCCCCATTGCTAAAGTTGGCGATATAGTTAGCGCGGGCGATTGGCTTGGTTCAGTTCCCGAAAGTTGGGTTAATCATAAAATTATGGTTCCTTTCGTGATGGAAGATGAATATACAGTTAAAAGCATTGTGCCTGTAGGTGATTATAAAATAACTGAGACCATTGCCGTTTTAACTGATAAAGAAGGCAAAGATATTGAAGTTAATATGATCCAAAAGTGGCCTGTGAAAATCCCTATTATTGCTTATGTAGAAAAACCGCGTCCCTTCAAACTTCTGGAAACAGGTGTGCGCACAATGGATACTCTGAATCCTATGGTTGAAGGCGGAACGGGCTTTATCCCCGGTCCTTTTGGAGCAGGAAAAACCGTTCTGCAACATTCCATTTCCAAAAATGCGGAAGCGGATATGATTATTATGGCTGCTTGTGGCGAAAGGGCAAATGAAGTTGTGGAACTCTTTGTGGAATTTCCGGAACTGGATGATCCCAGAACAGGCAGAAAACTTATGGAACGAACTATCATTGTTTGTAACACCTCCAATATGCCTGTAGCCGCAAGAGAAGCATCTGTTTATACTGCAATGACGATTGCCGAATATTATAGAAATATGGGATTAAAAGTATTACTTTTGGCTGATTCCACTTCGCGTTGGGCTCAAGCGCTTCGGGAAATGAGTAATAGAATGGAAGAACTTCCCGGTCCTGATGCTTTCCCGATGGACCTTCCTGCTATTATTTCCAGCTTTTATGCCCGTGCCGGATTTGTTTATTTGAAAAGCGGTGCCACCGGTTCTATAACCTTTATTGGAACTGTTTCTCCTGCAGGGGGAAACTTGAAAGAGCCGGTTACGGAATCTACCAAAAAATCAGCTCGCTGTTTTTATGCCCTTTCTCAAGCCCGAGCAGACAGTAAAAGATATCCTGCAGTTGATCCTATTGATTCTTACAGTAAATATCTGGAATATCCTGAAGTGATTGAATACCTGAATGCCAATGTAAATCCGCACTGGGTGAAAGATGTAAACCATACAAAAGATATTCTGTTACGGGGAAAAGAAGCACAGGAACAAATCAATATTTTAGGTGATGATGGAGTTCCTCTTTCCTATCACGATAAATACTGGAAAAGCGAACTGGTAGATAGGATTATTTTACAACAGGATGGCTTTGATAAAGTTGACCAATCCACCCCGATGAAAAGACAGCAATATATGCTGGAATTGATTTTGGGTATCTGTAATGCGGATTTTGTTTTTGAAAGTTACGAAGAGGTTATGCCTTATTACACGCAGCTGATCAATATCTGTAAGCAGATGAATTATATGGAATTTCAAACCCCCGAATTTAATAAATACGAAGCGGATCTTAATAAAATAGTTGAGGAAAGGAGAGCTAAATAA
- a CDS encoding peptidoglycan DD-metalloendopeptidase family protein, with amino-acid sequence MPHKWLIFLLCVFFTVYYADELEDKMQQLREMQRQLESTEQKVKQTQTKKQKTEKEINRTASLKQRTEKNLQKLKTEEKIVQDSLQSVEQRISDTEMRLSDMHREQNAELDLLLRVDKSYKKLNVRHRDQRLLKAFIEGTRQKIDILSGYKIALTQVQELHREHATKVSRTMKTESSKKTGYEKQIKTLSTQSQKLTEEQKKLQAQVAKLKKDSSELESLIAQLMKQQGKEPASYQFTGKKISWPLRGKIIRSYGEETRSYGTSVVSNGIDIAAKEGTKVVASDDGEVIFADRYGGQGKLLIIDHKNGFFTLYAYNSELLVSRGAKVKKGQTIAKSGSTGSASQPSLHFELRKDGKAINPIPYLE; translated from the coding sequence ATGCCTCATAAATGGCTGATATTTTTGCTATGTGTTTTTTTCACAGTTTATTATGCCGACGAACTGGAAGATAAAATGCAGCAGTTGAGAGAAATGCAAAGACAACTGGAAAGCACAGAACAAAAAGTGAAACAAACTCAAACCAAAAAACAGAAAACTGAAAAAGAAATAAACCGCACTGCCTCTCTGAAACAAAGAACGGAGAAAAACCTGCAAAAGCTGAAAACGGAAGAAAAGATTGTGCAGGATTCGCTTCAATCAGTGGAGCAAAGAATTTCAGATACAGAAATGCGCTTAAGTGATATGCACAGAGAACAAAATGCAGAACTGGACCTGCTGCTGCGAGTGGATAAATCCTATAAAAAATTAAATGTCAGACATCGGGATCAGCGATTGCTGAAAGCATTCATAGAAGGAACCAGACAAAAAATAGATATTCTTTCCGGCTATAAAATAGCCCTTACTCAGGTTCAGGAACTGCACCGCGAACACGCAACCAAGGTCTCTCGCACGATGAAAACGGAAAGCTCTAAAAAAACCGGCTACGAAAAACAAATTAAAACCCTTTCTACGCAAAGTCAAAAATTAACCGAAGAGCAGAAAAAGCTGCAGGCACAAGTGGCAAAGCTGAAAAAAGACAGTTCAGAACTGGAAAGCTTAATTGCCCAATTGATGAAACAACAAGGCAAAGAACCGGCCAGTTACCAGTTTACAGGCAAAAAAATCTCCTGGCCCCTTAGAGGAAAAATAATTCGCAGCTATGGAGAAGAAACCAGAAGTTACGGAACCAGCGTAGTTAGCAACGGAATAGATATTGCTGCCAAAGAAGGAACTAAAGTAGTTGCCTCTGATGATGGCGAAGTAATTTTTGCCGATCGCTACGGTGGACAAGGAAAACTGCTTATTATTGACCATAAGAACGGCTTTTTTACTTTGTATGCTTATAACAGCGAATTACTTGTTAGCAGAGGAGCGAAGGTTAAAAAAGGACAAACCATTGCGAAAAGCGGAAGTACCGGCTCCGCAAGCCAGCCCTCTCTGCATTTTGAATTACGCAAAGATGGTAAAGCTATCAATCCAATACCTTACTTGGAATAA
- a CDS encoding DUF2764 family protein, translating to MKQEYYYFVSGLPNITIEDTKLPWTPEEFLAEAKTQVSKKDYRLLQILHLPMDLDNLLRVLYNSNKERNKEGLFEDSFWEEYLTFLRGVLDNPELATKADFAELPVFIKETVLKVLKQEERQSLAQTELELLKKFYAWTATSSNEFIRDWFAFDTHLKNILTAINGRKFNLPYAEYLIGEGEILEKLSKSHTADFGLGKEDELYNALVRIYEQNNILYRERGYDILRWRWIEDYNFFNYFNIDRILGYYCQLRILARWIKSSPELGKEVFNTILSDLNNSFSFPEDFNIKSTQRK from the coding sequence ATGAAACAAGAATATTACTATTTTGTTTCCGGCTTGCCCAATATTACTATTGAAGATACAAAACTACCTTGGACTCCGGAAGAATTTTTAGCTGAAGCAAAAACTCAAGTGAGCAAAAAAGATTACCGTCTGCTGCAAATTTTACATCTACCAATGGATTTGGATAATCTTTTGCGGGTTTTGTATAATAGCAATAAAGAGCGTAATAAGGAAGGTCTGTTTGAGGATTCCTTTTGGGAAGAATATCTTACTTTTTTACGAGGTGTTTTAGATAATCCCGAGCTGGCAACTAAAGCGGATTTTGCAGAGCTTCCCGTTTTTATTAAAGAAACGGTGTTAAAGGTGCTGAAACAGGAAGAAAGGCAATCTTTGGCACAAACCGAATTGGAACTCTTAAAAAAATTTTATGCCTGGACTGCAACCAGCTCAAATGAATTTATCAGGGACTGGTTTGCTTTTGATACCCATCTTAAGAATATTTTAACCGCGATAAACGGTCGTAAATTTAATCTGCCTTATGCAGAATATCTTATAGGTGAAGGCGAAATCCTGGAAAAACTTAGTAAAAGCCATACTGCGGATTTTGGTTTAGGTAAAGAAGATGAGCTTTACAATGCCCTTGTCCGCATTTACGAACAAAACAATATTCTCTATCGGGAAAGGGGCTACGATATTTTACGCTGGCGGTGGATTGAGGACTATAACTTCTTCAATTATTTTAATATAGACCGCATTTTAGGTTACTATTGTCAGCTGCGTATTTTGGCTCGGTGGATAAAGTCCTCCCCGGAATTGGGAAAAGAGGTCTTTAATACCATTTTAAGCGATTTGAATAATAGTTTCAGCTTTCCCGAGGACTTCAATATAAAAAGCACCCAAAGAAAATAG